The following coding sequences are from one Elusimicrobium minutum Pei191 window:
- a CDS encoding Crp/Fnr family transcriptional regulator, translating into MIFMQEYITLLKKTVLFKNLTETEIKDFLQKTYPVIKKYKKDSFIINAGGEVTEICVLTQGKCHIIKEDLSGARNIVAEVTGGDIFAEALACAGVKRSPVAVRAVMDCSVLMLRFANLLTYEGGGKNKILNNLVTLLARKNVFLNNKIEHICKRTIREKLLSYFYERKLESGGSKFSIPFSKTDLADFLFIDRSAMSRELSNMKKEGLIDFDGSFFIINKKAGYID; encoded by the coding sequence ATGATTTTTATGCAAGAATATATAACTTTACTCAAAAAAACGGTGTTATTTAAAAATCTTACAGAAACGGAGATAAAAGATTTTCTACAAAAAACGTATCCTGTTATAAAAAAATATAAAAAAGATTCTTTTATTATAAACGCGGGGGGAGAGGTAACAGAAATCTGTGTGTTGACACAAGGCAAGTGCCATATTATAAAAGAAGATTTGAGCGGAGCGCGTAATATAGTGGCAGAGGTTACGGGGGGAGATATTTTTGCCGAAGCTCTTGCCTGCGCCGGGGTAAAACGCAGTCCCGTGGCGGTAAGGGCGGTTATGGATTGCAGCGTACTGATGCTCCGTTTTGCCAATTTGCTTACGTATGAAGGCGGGGGGAAAAATAAAATTCTTAATAACCTTGTTACTTTACTTGCCAGAAAAAATGTTTTTTTAAATAACAAAATAGAACATATATGTAAACGTACTATACGTGAAAAACTGCTTTCTTATTTTTATGAAAGGAAATTGGAAAGCGGCGGCAGTAAATTTTCTATACCGTTTTCCAAAACCGACTTGGCTGATTTTTTATTTATTGACAGAAGCGCCATGAGCAGGGAACTTTCCAATATGAAAAAAGAAGGCCTTATTGATTTTGACGGTAGTTTTTTTATAATTAATAAAAAAGCGGGTTATATTGACTAA